One Triticum dicoccoides isolate Atlit2015 ecotype Zavitan chromosome 4B, WEW_v2.0, whole genome shotgun sequence genomic window carries:
- the LOC119292323 gene encoding uncharacterized protein LOC119292323, translating to MAAARRVLLLLLAAAAAALLAAPPAAAARPCGRAQTLLISFSSFSRPNPDPADPSPLTTTVVTVLRVRRLGPHRFHAHDQNHLQIRRPAEPLPAAVATPDAASSFQERAKDILVVVSGLLFGFGCGALTAASMYLLWSLVASAGAASPYEELYSDDDVSDDDDASDSPKKAGYVIIHGAEDVVAAAGKN from the coding sequence ATGGCCGCCGCCCGCCGCGTCCTGctgctcctcctcgccgccgccgccgcggccctcctcgcggcgCCCCCTGCGGCCGCCGCGCGCCCCTGCGGCCGCGCGCAGACGCTGctcatctccttctcctccttctcccgcCCCAACCCGGACCCGGCCGACCCCTCGCCGCTCACCACCACCGTCGTCACcgtcctccgcgtccgccgcctcgGCCCGCACCGCTTCCACGCCCACGACCAGAACCACCTCCAGATCCGCCGCCCCGCCGAGCccctccccgccgccgtcgccacccccGACGCCGCCTCCTCCTTCCAGGAGCGCGCCAAGGACATCCTCGTCGTCGTCTCGGGCCTGCTCTTCGGCTTCGGCTGCGGCGCCCTCACCGCCGCCTCCATGTACCTCCTCTGGTCCCTCGTCGCCTCCGCCGGCGCCGCCAGCCCCTACGAGGAGCTCTACAGCGACGACGACGTGTCGGACGACGACGACGCCTCCGACAGCCCCAAGAAGGCCGGCTACGTCATCATCCACGGCGCCGAggacgtcgtcgccgccgccggtaAGAACTAA